The following coding sequences are from one Triticum dicoccoides isolate Atlit2015 ecotype Zavitan chromosome 4A, WEW_v2.0, whole genome shotgun sequence window:
- the LOC119284069 gene encoding uncharacterized protein LOC119284069, translating to MDQFPDRHHVRLRSRALGGYLHAADDGESVVLRRSRASLNAAWAVHLRPNGGRGVHLLLHSAAYGRYLAANTAAPAPPGHRGSRAEQRDYDHPVVPDIMWEAVRAGSQGDVMLRTVGGHYLRANGRYRRWKNGVSVDGDYITTMARWAVERIPRREGAPALPPPIPIRVQGRLSGIIFGRQERDAWRTIRFFIENGFSQGLYPENGWHNFPFLGRSVFHLSEELSIRVRVLNGRPAPRLRHVVPSFGEADLPDGFDICVRAGRHGRLTPLVVDLPRGGDGETLEIIVALSGTQGFVHELY from the exons ATGGATCAGTTCCCAGACCGGCACCACGTGCGGCTGCGGAGCCGCGCGCTCGGCGGGTACCTCCACGCCGCCGACGACGGGGAGAGCGTCGTCCTCCGCCGGAGCCGGGCCTCGCTGAACGCGGCGTGGGCGGTGCACCTCCGCCCCAACGGAGGCCGCGGCGTGCACCTGCTCCTGCACAGCGCCGCCTACGGCCGCTACCTCGCCGCCAACACGGCCGCGCCGGCGCCGCCCGGCCACCGCGGCTCACGCGCAGAGCAGCGCGACTACGACCATCCGGTGGTTCCGGACATCATGTGGGAGGCCGTCAGGGCGGGCTCCCAGGGCGACGTCATGCTCCGCACGGTCGGCGGCCACTACCTCCGGGCCAACGGCAGGTACCGCCGCTGGAAGAACGGCGTCAGCGTCGACGGCGACTACATCACCACCATGGCGCGCTGGGCTGTCGAGCGCATCCCCCGCAGAGAGGGCGCGCCTGCCCTTCCACCCCCGATTCCG ATCCGCGTCCAGGGGCGCCTCTCCGGGATCATCTTCGGGCGGCAAGAGCGGGATGCATGGCGGACGATCCGGTTCTTCATCGAGAACGGCTTTTCCCAGGGGCTGTACCCGGAGAACGGCTGGCACAACTTCCCGTTCCTCGGGAGGTCCGTCTTCCACCTGAGCGAGGAACTCAGCATTCGCGTCCGCGTCCTCAACGGGAGGCCTGCCCCGCGGCTTCGTCACGTGGTGCCTTCCTTCggagaggcggacctgcccgacggCTTCGACATCTGTGTCCGAGCCGGCCGCCACGGGAGGCTCACCCCGCTCGTCGTCGACCTGccacgcggcggcgacggcgagacccTCGAGATTATCGTGGCGCTCTCCGGGACCCAAG GTTTTGTACATGAGCTGTATTGA